CCTTCAGTGAGACTGGCTCCTCCCTCTTTGTTAATGCTGAGATCAAAGTGGGGTTCAAATTCTGGCTCTAGGGCCACTCCCATCTGGGCCAATTGTTGCTGGGCTTGGCTGGCGGTGACAGCAGCGGCGGCAGCGGCGAGGGGGAATCCAGGACTTCCGGCTGCTCCAGCTCCCCCGGCTCCCCCGGCTCCAGATGCCCCCGCTAGGTTTTGAAGACTGCTGATCAGGTTTTGGGCGGCGGTACGGGTGGCTTGGGCAGCGCTGGCGGCGGTGCCCGTGGCGACAGCGGCGGCGGCTCCCCCTAGGGCAGCGAGACCGGCTAGGGCAGCGGCGATCGCCAGCCCAGACCCAGAGCCAGATCCCTCCCCGGCGGCGGTGTCTCCCCCCAAGCCACTGGCTGAGGCTACGGCATTGGGATCAGGGGCAGCGTCAGCACCCGATCCGTCGCTACCACTGGCGGCGGTGGGGTCAGGAACCTTAGCCTTTCCGTCGCTACCGTTGGCAGCGGTGGGGTCGGGAACCTTAGCCTCTCCGTCACTACCGTTGGCGGTGGTGGGGTCGGGACCACTGGCAGCAGATCCCGCAGATCCGCCGTTGCCCCCAGAATTGCTAGCCGTTGCCATCCCAGACCCTGATCCTGGAGTCCCCGCCCCTGCTCCGGTGGCCGATCCTGCCCCAGCACTGGCTGCCGCTCCCGCTTGACTGCCTTGGGCCGTGGTGGGATCTGGCACGTTGGGGGATGCAGTGCCATTGGAGCCAGCCGGAGGAGTGGCATTCGTCCCATCGGAGTTTGCTGAGGTGGCGGTGGGCACCGTCGAACCCTGACCCACGGGGTCGCTAGTCTCAGGCGAAGCCAGAACCGGGTCTTCCGGCATTGACGCTACCGTTAGACTTTGAGCGCTGAGGTTACCCGTACTAATGGCTGCTTCATTAATGGCCACTTCCCCTGGGGTCACGACTGGAACCGCAAAGGGATTGGCGGATAGATCCAACAGGCTGGCAAAGAGAACCCCATCAACTCCCGGCACAATGCTTTCCAGGTTGGCGTTATCGGTATATCCCCCAAAAAGCTGATCCATGCCGGCTCCCCCATCCAGTAATCCCTGCAAGCTGCCGTTAGCCAAGATAAAAACATCATTTCCCAGGCCACCGGTTAGGGTCTCCACCCGCGCAAAGCCTTGGATACGATCGCGCAGAACCCCGGCATCGGCACCGGTAATAACGAAGGTCACCCCACTGTCGTCGGATATCAGGGTATCAAAACCACCTGCCCCATCAATCAAGCCCGCTAAACTGCCAGTACTGGCAATCAAGAAGGTATCGGTTTGGCTATTGCCCGTTAGGTTCTCAATATTGCTAAATCCGCCCAATACCCCCGTCACAGTACCCCCATTAGGAACCAGGACTATAAACTGGTTAGCCACAGTATCGCCCACCATCAGATCATTGCCGCCGCCCCCGTCGAGGGTACCGGTGAGGGTAGTGGCACTGAGGAGGAAGGTGTCATCGCCAGCCCCTCCCTGGATATTTTCGATGTTTTGCCAGCCAGCGACTTTTCCGCCATAGGTTCCGCCATCGGTGCCGGAAATATCAATGAATGCGCCGCTATCATCGGCAATGAGCAGGTCACTGCCCCCAGCCCCATCGATCGTGCCTTGGATGCTGCCAGCGGCGGTGAATTGGAAAATATCCCCTTGGGCGTTGCCCGTTAGGTTTTCCAGGTTTTGGAAGCCGTTGGCCACGCCGGTGAGGGTGCCGCTGTTGGTGCCGGTGATGCCAAAGGTGGTGGCCTGGTTGGGGGTGGTGAGGCTGTCGATGCCTGCGCCACCGTCGATCGCGCCGCTTAAGGTGCCCCCGTTTAAGGTAAAGCTATCGTTCGCTGTGCCCCCGGTGAGGTTCTGAATACTTGTAAAACCGCCGGTTATGCCGGTCGCTGTGCCGCTATCGGTGCCGGTGACCACAAAATTGGTGGCTAGATTGCCAGCGGCGAGGGTGTTGCTGCCAGTGCCCCCGGCGATCGCCCCCGTCAGGGTGCCCCCGGCTAAGACAAACTCATCATCACCCGCATCACCGGCGATCGTCTCCACACTGGTAAAGGTCATCGATCCCACCGTGATTTGATCGGCTCCGGTGAGTTGGAAGCTGTCGTTGCCGATCGTTCCCTGGAGACTATCCCCCAAACTGCCACCCAAAAGGCTCGTAAAACCCTGAAAGCGGATGCCATTAATGGTGCCGCTATTGCTGCCCGTTAGAACCCACTGGTTACCGTCATTATCCCCGGCTCCCAGGTCGCTACCCCCCAGGAGATTAACCAACGCCGCCACACGGGCATCGATGCCCAGGCCCACCCGCACAGAGCCAGTAGTGCCACCGACTACGCCAATATCGATGCTGCTGAAGGTGGGGGCGATGTTGTTCAGTTCTAGGGCGGTGAGCTTGAAATTGCCGGTCACATTGTCCCCTAAACCAATGCTGCTAGCGGGATCCAGGGGAGTCAGGGTTAAGAGACCCATGCCCCGAATATTGGCGGAATCTAAGGCTAAGGTGGGGGCAATGAGGGTAATGGTACCGCTGCCCGTGGCGCTACCCAGGCTGGCGTTGCTGAGCAGGGCAATGGCATCGCTCCGGGTGGCGGTGGGAACCTGTAACCGCAGGGTGCCCGTGCCGGTGGTGGCAACGGTGCTGCCAGTGATGACGATGCCTCGGTTGATGGGGTTGGTGCCATTGCGATTGCGGGTACCCGTGAGATCGATCGCCCCATCCACAGCGGTCACAGCAGCGCCCTTTAAGATTGAAAGGGCTGGGGGTGGAGTACTGCCACCACCACCGGTGGCGATGATGGTGATGGGGGCGGCGGTGGCTCCGGTGCCCGTAGAGGTAATGGCACTGCCACGCACCACAACACCAGTATTTGCAGAGCCGCCCGTACCACCTTTACCGTCAACGGTGATGGCTCCACTGGCAGAGGTCACCAAAGCGCGTGTATCTAGAAAGACACCGCGCTGGTTATCTAGGCCCGTTCCCCCCATCCCTTTGATGGTGATGGGGGCGGTGCCCGTGGACTGGATTTGTCCCCCCTTAATCTCAACCCCAGGGTTATTGGCTCCGGTGCCTCTGCCCCCAGTCCCATTGAGGAGGATGGCCCCGATCGCCGATTGCACCGTCCCCGCCAGCAAAATACCGCTGAGATCCGTGGTTCCTCTGCCGCCGATCCCAGTGAGACTGACGCTGCCAGTGCCGGTGGCTGTGATGGAACCGTCTAGCTGAATGCCCATGGAACCAGTGCCACTACCACTGCCCGTTCCCCTTAAAGAAATGGCACCTTCTGCCGATCGAATGCCAACATCTGGTGTTGCAACTCCGTTGACATTCCGAAGCACAACCCCATGGTTGAAATTAGTCCCTGCCCCCCCCACACCCACGAGAGTAATCTTGGCTGCATCTGCCCCCGTTCCCGTGGAGGTAATGAACGATCCTTGGGTTAAGCCAATGCCCGCATTAGAATCTGTAGCAGCATTACTTCCTCCGGTGCCCGTTAGGGTAATATCGCCTGATACAGAGTTAATTTGAGAGTTTGATAGGATAATTCCAACTTTCCCATTGGCACATCCAGAGCCGCCTTGGCCGGTTAGGGTAATGGCTCCACTGGTGGTATTAATGCTGGCTCCGGTCAGGCTGATGCCATCCGAAGAGGCCGTTGCAGTGCCAGCAAGGTTGGCTTCGAGGGTAATGTCACCGCTGGTGCTGGTGATGCTAGATCCAGTGCTGAGGATAATGGATCGATCGGCCTGTAAGGTCAAGCCATTGACGCTAGTCCAGGCGATCGCCACACCCCCGTTGAGGATAATATTACCCGATCCGCCGGTGCCGCCAGAGGTGGTGATCGTTAAATCGCCGTTATTATTGAGGAAATTGGCGATCTTTGTAGCCCGAAGGGAAGTTACACCGGTGGGACTACTGGCGATCACTCCCACTGTGCCGGCCACGATCGTAATGTCGCTAGGATCCAGCAATAACTCACCGACACTGATGCGCTGATCCCAGTATTCACCCAAATCTAAGAACTGCTTACCAGAAACCTCGGCAAACCCACTATCACTAAACTCCGCCGCGCCCTTGGCCCGGAGAACCCCATGGAACCGGGTTTTATCGTCAGACCACACAATCACAGTTCCCCCCAGGGCGTTGGGCAGATCTGAGGGGGGCACCGGGGATCCCGTAGGAGTCCAGCCTAAGCCCTCGGCCTTGAGGACAGACTGGGCATCGACGATCGTCTCCTGGGCCGTGGCTAAAGTCCCCGTACCCTGATAGTCGCCCCCCACATAAATCTGACCCCCCGCCACCCCGGAAGCGTCGATCGTAGCGCCCTGGAGTTCCACCCGATCGCCCAACACCTCCACCCGGCCCCCCAGCCCTTGGGCACTGGTCACCGTCACCACACTGGCCCATAGCTGGCTAGCGCCCTGGGTTGCGTCCAGGTGAACGCTCCCCCCTGCCTGGGTGCCCGTGGCGGCGATCGCGCTATTTTGCACCGTTAGGGTGGGAGCCTTAATCCCCAACAACCCCCCAATACCCACCAAATTAGCCAAGTTCACCTGACTAGAGACCAGGGAAGCCTGATTCTGGGCCTGGATCTGGATTTGACCCCCAGGGCCAGGGCGATCGGTCTGGGCAGCAAGGCGAGCGTCTAGGACTTGTACCCGATCGCCCTGGATCAAAATTTGGCCGGAACCCGTGGGACTGGACACTGTGACCGATCCCGTGACCACCGTCGATCCGGTGAGGGGATCAATGACCATCCCCGATCCCCTCAAATAGACGCGGCCATTCTCCACCCGTAAATCAGTGGCATGGTCTACGGTACCGCCGGTTAATACCTTGGGCAAATTGGTGGGATTTTGGGTTAAATCGCCAGTGGTTAGGTGTTGTTGGTGCAGGCGATCGCCATCCACCTCCAGCCCCATCACCATGCCCTCCTGGGAAATGCGCACCGACTGGGATCCCTGTCCCGTGGGTGCCGACACCGTGGCCACCTGTCCCCCCGGTGCGGTGAGGGTGCCGGTGTTGATGACGGTGCTGCCCGTGAGACTGAGGTTTTTGCCCTGGTTTACGGCTAAATCGCCTTGGTTGACGATCGCCCCCGTACTCCCCCCCTCAAAATTAAAACGGTTGGGGGCACCGGCTAAGTTTTGGTAGCTATTGCTGCCCGTGGCGGAGAATTCACCACCGCCAATGCCGATGGAGTCCCCTGTTGTTCCATGGAACGATCCCGGCACATCCAAGCGGGCATCCTTCCCAAACACCATCCCCGCCGGGTTCATCAGGTACAGGTTGGCTTCGCTCCCCGTCACCTGCACCGTGCCATTAATCACGGAGGCATCCCCCCCCGTCACCCGCCCCAGCACATTGGCCGTCCCTGGATCCGTCTGGAAATTGGCAGTTTGTTGAGATTCCAGCCCAAACTTCTCAAAACTATGGAACTGATTCGCCCCCGCCTGGGTGCCGCCGCTGATGTTGAACTGCTCCCCCTGTTGTTGCACTTGGGTGCCGGTGCCGTCGGGGGCAGCGGTGATGGGCTGGGCCTGGGCCTGGGACGTTCCGGTAACCCAAAGGCTCAACCCCAACACTAGGCTGGTGCGGCTTAGGGATCGGCGGGCCGATCGCCCCAGAAAACCCTGACCCAACGCTAGGAGAGGCGTTGCTGGCGATCGCTGCCCCTCTAAATCTAGATCGTGAGACCCTAGACAATGGCCTAGCTCATCGGGATGGGGGGGACG
Above is a window of Prochlorothrix hollandica PCC 9006 = CALU 1027 DNA encoding:
- a CDS encoding filamentous hemagglutinin N-terminal domain-containing protein; amino-acid sequence: MSNTRPPHPDELGHCLGSHDLDLEGQRSPATPLLALGQGFLGRSARRSLSRTSLVLGLSLWVTGTSQAQAQPITAAPDGTGTQVQQQGEQFNISGGTQAGANQFHSFEKFGLESQQTANFQTDPGTANVLGRVTGGDASVINGTVQVTGSEANLYLMNPAGMVFGKDARLDVPGSFHGTTGDSIGIGGGEFSATGSNSYQNLAGAPNRFNFEGGSTGAIVNQGDLAVNQGKNLSLTGSTVINTGTLTAPGGQVATVSAPTGQGSQSVRISQEGMVMGLEVDGDRLHQQHLTTGDLTQNPTNLPKVLTGGTVDHATDLRVENGRVYLRGSGMVIDPLTGSTVVTGSVTVSSPTGSGQILIQGDRVQVLDARLAAQTDRPGPGGQIQIQAQNQASLVSSQVNLANLVGIGGLLGIKAPTLTVQNSAIAATGTQAGGSVHLDATQGASQLWASVVTVTSAQGLGGRVEVLGDRVELQGATIDASGVAGGQIYVGGDYQGTGTLATAQETIVDAQSVLKAEGLGWTPTGSPVPPSDLPNALGGTVIVWSDDKTRFHGVLRAKGAAEFSDSGFAEVSGKQFLDLGEYWDQRISVGELLLDPSDITIVAGTVGVIASSPTGVTSLRATKIANFLNNNGDLTITTSGGTGGSGNIILNGGVAIAWTSVNGLTLQADRSIILSTGSSITSTSGDITLEANLAGTATASSDGISLTGASINTTSGAITLTGQGGSGCANGKVGIILSNSQINSVSGDITLTGTGGSNAATDSNAGIGLTQGSFITSTGTGADAAKITLVGVGGAGTNFNHGVVLRNVNGVATPDVGIRSAEGAISLRGTGSGSGTGSMGIQLDGSITATGTGSVSLTGIGGRGTTDLSGILLAGTVQSAIGAILLNGTGGRGTGANNPGVEIKGGQIQSTGTAPITIKGMGGTGLDNQRGVFLDTRALVTSASGAITVDGKGGTGGSANTGVVVRGSAITSTGTGATAAPITIIATGGGGSTPPPALSILKGAAVTAVDGAIDLTGTRNRNGTNPINRGIVITGSTVATTGTGTLRLQVPTATRSDAIALLSNASLGSATGSGTITLIAPTLALDSANIRGMGLLTLTPLDPASSIGLGDNVTGNFKLTALELNNIAPTFSSIDIGVVGGTTGSVRVGLGIDARVAALVNLLGGSDLGAGDNDGNQWVLTGSNSGTINGIRFQGFTSLLGGSLGDSLQGTIGNDSFQLTGADQITVGSMTFTSVETIAGDAGDDEFVLAGGTLTGAIAGGTGSNTLAAGNLATNFVVTGTDSGTATGITGGFTSIQNLTGGTANDSFTLNGGTLSGAIDGGAGIDSLTTPNQATTFGITGTNSGTLTGVANGFQNLENLTGNAQGDIFQFTAAGSIQGTIDGAGGSDLLIADDSGAFIDISGTDGGTYGGKVAGWQNIENIQGGAGDDTFLLSATTLTGTLDGGGGNDLMVGDTVANQFIVLVPNGGTVTGVLGGFSNIENLTGNSQTDTFLIASTGSLAGLIDGAGGFDTLISDDSGVTFVITGADAGVLRDRIQGFARVETLTGGLGNDVFILANGSLQGLLDGGAGMDQLFGGYTDNANLESIVPGVDGVLFASLLDLSANPFAVPVVTPGEVAINEAAISTGNLSAQSLTVASMPEDPVLASPETSDPVGQGSTVPTATSANSDGTNATPPAGSNGTASPNVPDPTTAQGSQAGAAASAGAGSATGAGAGTPGSGSGMATASNSGGNGGSAGSAASGPDPTTANGSDGEAKVPDPTAANGSDGKAKVPDPTAASGSDGSGADAAPDPNAVASASGLGGDTAAGEGSGSGSGLAIAAALAGLAALGGAAAAVATGTAASAAQATRTAAQNLISSLQNLAGASGAGGAGGAGAAGSPGFPLAAAAAAVTASQAQQQLAQMGVALEPEFEPHFDLSINKEGGASLTEGALALGEKEAWDAAGEPDDPSELPALAEVFGLGEAEVEDEEDSAAAEAADQDAGGLGAIVADNTAEAPKVNPDAIAAVKAKIEEAAAAAGIPDGAVDAIYAVAIEKIGEILSEVDIASGILGTAWSKSFELMEYRDLLAHIQSDGSVMIPLVNHEVLAEQAPSIHLKFQETPVGTFEVNISLGLVINGALVAIEAGKITEIRLGTFSLAGGIEFSGIPFLEVPEMDLEVNKVLRLGNGIQIKLGSATV